From the genome of Lotus japonicus ecotype B-129 chromosome 6, LjGifu_v1.2, one region includes:
- the LOC130724061 gene encoding protein MAINTENANCE OF MERISTEMS-like → MLQTLYETVLVEHRYEDAARIWLVNQLGATLFASKSGGYHTTVYWIGMLEDLGGVSEYAWGAIALATLYDQLSRASRRKTAQMGGFTSLLRSWAYEYLYDRVIIRRAVPDYTQDQPRAQRWFTSRIGHAGLDERRFMLDELMVDDIIWTPFEDHRDHRPRDPRALYSGYIRTPFDRSVSRHLPERVMRQFGYIQDIPRHPSEIQTTGSLVETAGAAYADYAPHLVPLGTPAIRSGDAVSEYMRWYIRVSHQFIIPDDRREELSVVSAMRRGVEMLEQSLEVSGAPAVGTQARLLTKRALELFRSNSFVGTQGVAFATVRGAAAAGGRARGGRAHGGRARGEGAPGKGARGGGARGPRGGRRGRGE, encoded by the exons ATGTTGCAGACCCTGTATGAGACTGTTTTGGTTG agcaccgttATGAGGATGCTGCccggatttggctggtgaaccagcttggCGCGACGCTCTTTGCCAGCAAGAGCGGGGGATATCACACGACTGTCTACTGGATTGGGATGCTGGAGGACCTTGGGGGAGTGtcggagtacgcgtggggcgcgattgcgctggctacgttgtacgaccagcttAGTCGTGCATCCCGTAGGAAGACAGCCCAGATGGGAGGGTTCACCTCGCTCTTGCGGTCATGGGCATATGAGTACCTTTATGACCGCGTCATTATCAGGAGGGCGGTTCCGGACTAcacacaggaccagcctagggcgcaaCGGTGGTTTACGTCCCGGATCGGGCATGCCGGACTCGATGAAAGACGattcatgctcgatgagcttatGGTGGATGACATcatatggaccccatttgaggaccatcgagaTCATCGACCGCGGGATCCGAGGGCCCTCTATTCTGGCTACATCAGGACACCTTTCGACCGGTCTGTGAGCcgacatctaccagagagggttaTGCGTCAGTTTGGCTACATACAAGAtatccctcgacacccctctgagatccagacgacggGGTCCCTTGTTGAGACCGCAGGTGCTGCCTATGCTGACTACGCGCCGCACCTGGTCCCTCTTGGGACCCCTGCTATACGTTCGGGAGACGCAGTGTCAGagtacatgaggtggtataTCAGAGTGTCCCATCAGTTCATCATCCCTGAcgataggagggaggagctcAGTGTCGTG TCTGCTATGCGTAGGGGTGTGGAGatgttggagcagtcactggaGGTGTCAGGTGCTCCTGCAGTAGGCACACAGGCCCGACTCCTCACTAAGAGGGCGCTCGAACTTTTTAGATCGAATTCCTTCGTTGGTACCCAGGGAGTTGCCTTTGCTACTGTTCGAGGAGCCGCAGCTgcgggaggcagagctcgtggaggcagagcccatggaggcagagctcgtggagagggTGCTCCTGGAAAGGGTGCTCGCGGAGGTGGAGCTCGTGGACCTAGAGGAGGTCGTAGGGGTCGGGGAGAGtga